One Brassica napus cultivar Da-Ae chromosome C2, Da-Ae, whole genome shotgun sequence DNA window includes the following coding sequences:
- the LOC106379210 gene encoding transcription repressor OFP8 — protein MDKRMRLRVPSIVRSSLNSCRSRGLYDVVDTSAVASHTTSSERFFLTKAPRVDSHKPQPYAFPPNPFYEGSRSFRDIRKKIKTKRKQQRSSQFGSDPLLTSSFKSSGSWCWSCSEEEEESDDRDTLVSSRSFSSDYSKGESFAVVKKSHDPYKDFRKSMVEMIVERQIFAAVELQQLLQCFLSLNSLQHQSVIIQVFLEIYATLFST, from the coding sequence ATGGACAAAAGAATGAGGCTCAGGGTTCCAAGCATAGTCAGGTCATCTCTAAACTCTTGCCGATCACGAGGTCTATACGACGTCGTTGACACTTCTGCTGTTGCAAGCCACACCACCTCTTCCGAGAGATTCTTTCTTACCAAAGCTCCACGCGTGGACAGTCACAAACCTCAGCCTTATGCCTTCCCTCCAAACCCTTTCTACGAAGGAAGCCGTTCCTTTCGAGATATAAGGAAGAAGATTAAGACAAAGAGGAAGCAGCAGAGATCATCTCAGTTTGGTTCTGATCCTCTTCTTACCTCTAGTTTTAAGTCAAGTGGGTCTTGGTGCTGGTCGTGtagcgaggaagaagaagagagtgacgATAGAGATACACTTGTTTCTTCTAGAAGCTTCTCCTCGGACTACTCTAAGGGGGAGAGTTTTGCGGTGGTGAAGAAGTCACATGATCCGTATAAGGATTTCAGGAAGTCAATGGTGGAGATGATTGTTGAGAGACAGATCTTTGCAGCGGTCGAGCTACAACAGCTTCTTCAGTGTTTTCTATCGTTGAACTCTCTTCAACACCAAAGTGTTATAATCCAAGTGTTCTTAGAAATATATGCCACCTTGTTCTCTACCTAa
- the LOC106380746 gene encoding protein phosphatase 1 regulatory inhibitor subunit PPP1R7 homolog isoform X2 — protein sequence MEIDDSGDVLDLTSCQLHSLDSIELPPTLIELDLTANRLSELDSRIAHLSMLKKLSLRQNLIEDSAVEPLSRWDALSDLEELILRDNKLAKVPDVSIFSRLLVFDVSFNEITSLEGLSKASSTLKELYVSKNEVNKIMEIEHLHDLQILELGSNRLRVMENMETLTKLEELWLGRNRIKVVNLCGLKCIKKISLQSNRLTSMKGFEECVALEELYLSHNGISKMEGLSALVNLRVLDVSNNKLTSVDDIQSLTKLEDLWLNDNQIESLDAITEAVEGSKAKLTTIYLENNPCAKSSDYVAVLRKIFPNVEQIDSNLFA from the exons ATGGAGATCGATGATTCAGGTGATGTTCTCGATCTCACTAGCTGCCAGCTCCACAGTCTCGATTCAATCGAGTTACCTCCGACGCTAATTGAGCTGGACCTTACGGCGAACCGTTTATCGGAATTGGACTCGAGGATCGCTCACCTCTCGATGCTCAAGAAGCTTTCTCTTCGCCAAAACCTAATCGAAGACTCCGCCGTCGAGCCTCTATCTCGCTGGGACGCCTTGTCCGATCTTGAG GAGCTGATTCTGAGAGATAACAAGCTAGCGAAAGTACCAGACGTCAGCATATTCTCCAGGCTTTTGGTTTTTGATGTATCGTTCAATGAAATCACTTCGTTGGAGGGATTATCAAAGGCCTCTAGCACACTCAAGGAGCTCTATGTGTCTAAGAATGAAGTTAATAAGATTATGGAGATTGAACATTTGCACGACTTGCAGATTCTTGAGCTGGGGTCTAATAGATTGCGG GTAATGGAGAATATGGAGACCTTGACAAAGTTAGAGGAACTGTGGCTGGGAAGAAACCGTATCAAAGTTGTGAACTTGTGTGGGCTCAAGTGTATTAAAAAGATTAGCTTGCAGAGCAATAGATTGACCTCTATGAAAGGATTTGAG GAATGTGTTGCTCTTGAAGAGTTGTATCTGAGCCATAATGGTATCTCAAAAATGGAAGGCTTGAGTGCATTGGTTAACCTACGGGTGTTGGATGTGTCGAACAACAAGCTCACATCAGTTGATGACATTCAGAGCCTCACAAA GCTGGAAGATTTATGGCTTAATGACAACCAGATAGAATCACTTGATGCAATCACAGAAGCTGTTGAAGGCTCTAAAGCTAAGCTTACCACTATCTACCTCGAAAATAACCCTTGT GCCAAGTCTTCTGATTATGTTGCTGTGCTTAGAAAAATCTTCCCCAACGTGGAGCAAATAGACTCTAACTTATTTGCTTAA
- the LOC106380746 gene encoding protein phosphatase 1 regulatory inhibitor subunit PPP1R7 homolog isoform X1: protein MEIDDSGDVLDLTSCQLHSLDSIELPPTLIELDLTANRLSELDSRIAHLSMLKKLSLRQNLIEDSAVEPLSRWDALSDLEELILRDNKLAKVPDVSIFSRLLVFDVSFNEITSLEGLSKASSTLKELYVSKNEVNKIMEIEHLHDLQILELGSNRLRVMENMETLTKLEELWLGRNRIKVVNLCGLKCIKKISLQSNRLTSMKGFEECVALEELYLSHNGISKMEGLSALVNLRVLDVSNNKLTSVDDIQSLTKLEDLWLNDNQIESLDAITEAVEGSKAKLTTIYLENNPCRALLPHGLDFRACVSTPRDQVKRSHLLFVIKKCKRANRTVPFTGAIFYQSKKRI from the exons ATGGAGATCGATGATTCAGGTGATGTTCTCGATCTCACTAGCTGCCAGCTCCACAGTCTCGATTCAATCGAGTTACCTCCGACGCTAATTGAGCTGGACCTTACGGCGAACCGTTTATCGGAATTGGACTCGAGGATCGCTCACCTCTCGATGCTCAAGAAGCTTTCTCTTCGCCAAAACCTAATCGAAGACTCCGCCGTCGAGCCTCTATCTCGCTGGGACGCCTTGTCCGATCTTGAG GAGCTGATTCTGAGAGATAACAAGCTAGCGAAAGTACCAGACGTCAGCATATTCTCCAGGCTTTTGGTTTTTGATGTATCGTTCAATGAAATCACTTCGTTGGAGGGATTATCAAAGGCCTCTAGCACACTCAAGGAGCTCTATGTGTCTAAGAATGAAGTTAATAAGATTATGGAGATTGAACATTTGCACGACTTGCAGATTCTTGAGCTGGGGTCTAATAGATTGCGG GTAATGGAGAATATGGAGACCTTGACAAAGTTAGAGGAACTGTGGCTGGGAAGAAACCGTATCAAAGTTGTGAACTTGTGTGGGCTCAAGTGTATTAAAAAGATTAGCTTGCAGAGCAATAGATTGACCTCTATGAAAGGATTTGAG GAATGTGTTGCTCTTGAAGAGTTGTATCTGAGCCATAATGGTATCTCAAAAATGGAAGGCTTGAGTGCATTGGTTAACCTACGGGTGTTGGATGTGTCGAACAACAAGCTCACATCAGTTGATGACATTCAGAGCCTCACAAA GCTGGAAGATTTATGGCTTAATGACAACCAGATAGAATCACTTGATGCAATCACAGAAGCTGTTGAAGGCTCTAAAGCTAAGCTTACCACTATCTACCTCGAAAATAACCCTTGT AGAGCCCTGCTTCCTCATGGTTTAGACTTTAGAGCATGTGTATCGACTCCAAGAGATCAGGTGAAACGCAGTCATCTTCTGTTTGTCATAAAGAAGTGCAAACGAGCAAATCGTACCGTACCGTTCACTGGAGCGATATTTTATCAATCAAAAAAACGTATCTAG
- the LOC106380744 gene encoding LOW QUALITY PROTEIN: dolichyl-diphosphooligosaccharide--protein glycosyltransferase subunit STT3A (The sequence of the model RefSeq protein was modified relative to this genomic sequence to represent the inferred CDS: substituted 1 base at 1 genomic stop codon) yields the protein MAALERSPPPGTSSAMRNAFGTVLSALLDPRLIVVRKYESVIHEFDPYFNYRVTQFLSKNGIYEFWNWFDDRTWYPPGRVIGGTVYPGLTLTVGTIWWVLNSLNIPLSVETVCVFTAPVFSAFASWATYLLTKXVKGSGAGLTAAALLAMVVLGTLLAALVPVVGFNAVLTSEHFASFLVFIIIHVVALVYYIKGILSPKMFKVAATLVVSIGLVVCLIVVAVLMALVASSPTGGWSGRSLSLLDPTYASKYIPIIASVSEHQPPTWPSYFMDINVLAFLVPAGIVACFSLLSDASSFVVLYIVMSVYFSGVMVRLMLVLAPAACIMSGIARSQAFDVFTASIKYQLGEMSNSKDDPEDKTSTNNETKDDASSAKGEKVAKERPSKKGKKKEREPADKPTVKSKIVKKRALVLPLETSIVALRLLIMLGAFYVIHCVWAAAEAYSAPSIVLTSQSHDGLHVFDDFRESYAWLSHNTDVDDKVASWWDYGYQTTAMANRTVIVDNNTWNNTHIATVGTAMSSPEKAAWEIFNSLDVKYVLVVFGGVIGYSSDDINKFLWMVRIGGGVFPHIKEADYLRDGQYRIDSEATPTILNCLMYRFVETDGKGYDRVRRTEIGKKNFKLTHFEEVFTSHHWMVRIYKLKPQKNRIRGKGKKLKLKTSTGLSSKTAKKNPWM from the exons ATGGCGGCTCTAGAGAGGAGCCCACCTCCCGGAACGTCGTCTGCGATGAGGAATGCTTTCGGGACCGTTCTCTCAGCTCTCTTGGATCCGCGACTGATCGTT GTCAGAAAATATGAAAGTGTGATTCATGAGTTTGATCCTTACTTCAACTATAGAGTCACTCAG TTCTTATCGAAGAATGGAATATACGAGTTCTGGAACTGGTTTGATGATCGAACCTG GTATCCTCCTGGCCGTGTGATTGGAGGAACTGTTTACCCTGGGTTAACATTGACTGTTGGAACCATCTGGTG GGTCTTGAATTCATTAAACATTCCTCTGTCTGTAGAGACTGTTTGTGTCTTCACTGCACCTGTGTTTTCAGCTTTTGCGTCATGGGCAACTTACCTTTTGACCAAG TAAGTTAAGGGATCCGGTGCAGGACTAACAGCTGCTGCTCTTTTGGCCATG GTTGTGTTGGGCACGCTGTTAGCTGCGTTGGTACCTGTCGTTGGCTTCAATGCGGTTTTGACGTCTGAACATTTTGCCTCATTTTTG GTTTTCATCATCATCCACGTTGTGGCACTGGTGTACTATATCAAAGGCATTCTTTCTCCTAAAATGTTCAAAGTTGCTGCGACACTTGTTGTGTCTATCGGCTT GGTTGTGTGTCTCATAGTTGTGGCAGTTCTTATGGCATTGGTGGCTTCAAGTCCAACAGGAGGATGGAGTGGTAGGAGTTTGAGTCTACTTGATCC AACTTATGCAAGCAAGTATATTCCAATTATTGCAAGTGTCAGCGAGCATCAACCTCCAACTTGGCCGTCCTATTTCATGGATATCAATGTTTTGGCTTTCTTGGTCCCAGCTGGCATCGTT GCGTGCTTTTCGCTTCTATCTGATGCGAGCTCTTTCGTGGTACTCTATATCGTAATGTCAGTATACTTCTCCGGAGTTATG GTTCGTCTTATGCTCGTGCTTGCTCCAGCAGCCTGCATCATGTCTGGAATTGCGCGCTCTCAAGCTTTTGATGTTTTCACGGCTTCCATCAAATACCAGTTAGGTGAAATGTCCAATTCCAAAGATGAT CCAGAGGACAAGACTTCTACAAACAATGAAACAAAAGATGATGCTTCTTCTGCTAAGGGTGAAAAAGTTGCCAAAGAACGGCCGTCAAAGAAGggtaaaaagaaagagagagaaccTGCTGATAAACCTACTGTTAAGTCCAAGATTGTGAAGAAAAGGGCTCTTGTTTTGCCTCTTGAAACCTCTATAGTTGCGCTTCGTCTCCTCATAATGTTGGGTGCTTTCTATGTG ATTCATTGTGTTTGGGCAGCTGCAGAAGCATACTCAGCTCCATCAATAGTTCTGACATCGCAATCTCACGATGGCCTACATgtctttgatgattttagagagtCTTATGCGTGGTTAAGCCATAACACTGACGTGGATGACAAA GTGGCATCATGGTGGGACTATGGTTATCAGACGACAGCTATGGCTAACAGAACTGTTATCGTCGACAACAACACCTGGAACAATACTCACATTGCAACTGTTGGCACTGCAATGTCATCTCCAGAAAAGGCGGCGTGGGAGATTTTCAACTCATTGGATGTGAAATACGTTCTTGTCGTCTTTGGTG GTGTTATTGGTTACTCAAGTGATGATATTAACAAGTTTCTGTGGATGGTGCGCATCGGAGGCGGCGTCTTTCCTCATATAAAGGAAGCTGATTATCTG agAGATGGCCAATACCGGATTGATTCTGAGGCCACACCAACAATTTTGAACTGCCTTATGTACAG GTTTGTAGAGACAGATGGTAAAGGTTATGATCGGGTCAGGCGGACAGAGATTGGGAAGAAAAATTTCAAGCTCACACATTTTGAAGAG gTTTTCACGAGTCATCACTGGATGGTTCGGATATACAAGCTGAAACCTCAAAAGAACAGGATTCGTGGTAAAGGAAAGAAGCTGAAACTG AAAACAAGCACTGGATTAAGCTCAAAAACAGCGAAGAAGAATCCGTGGATGTAG
- the LOC106379624 gene encoding protein DETOXIFICATION 52, producing the protein METSNITSHTNLLSKIDLEKQNPTHIVPTISELKTEAKSLFSLAFPTILAALILYARSAISMLFLGHIGELELAGGSLAIAFANITGYSVLAGLALGMDPLCSQAFGAGKPTLLSLTLQRTVLFLLTSSLVIVALWLNLGNIMISLHQDPSIASLAQTYILFSIPDLLTNSILNPLRIYLRAQGITSPLTIATLAGTIFHIPMNFLLVSYLGLGFIGVSMAAAASNLFVVVFLVAYVWVKGLHEPTWTRPSSECFKDWGPLVNLAIPSCVGVCLEWWWYEIMTVLCGLLINPQTPVAAMGILIQTTSLLYIFPSSLGFAVSTRVGNELGSNRPNTARLSAIVAVTFAGVMGMTASAFAWGVSDVWGRIFTNDFDIIRLTAAALPILGLCELGNCPQTVGCGVVRGTARPSKAANINLGAFYLVGTPVAVGLTFWAGYGFCGLWIGLFAAQICCAAMMLFVVATTDWEGEAMRARKLTCSESVDVVITTQSNGDLTEPLVYVVTVAADH; encoded by the coding sequence ATGGAAACCTCAAACATAACCAGTCACACAAATCTTCTATCGAAGATAGACCTAGAAAAGCAAAACCCTACTCACATTGTCCCAACAATCTCTGAGCTTAAGACAGAAGCAAAGTCTCTCTTCTCCTTAGCCTTCCCCACGATCCTCGCCGCGCTCATCCTCTATGCTCGCTCAGCCATCTCAATGCTCTTCCTCGGTCATATCGGCGAATTAGAGCTCGCTGGTGGCTCCTTGGCCATTGCCTTTGCCAACATTACTGGATACTCAGTTCTTGCAGGCCTTGCACTCGGCATGGACCCACTTTGCTCCCAAGCCTTTGGAGCCGGCAAGCCAACACTCCTCTCATTAACTCTTCAAAGAACCGTGCTCTTCTTGCTCACCAGCTCGCTTGTAATCGTTGCTCTATGGCTCAACCTGGGGAACATCATGATCTCTCTCCATCAAGATCCAAGTATTGCATCGTTGGCTCAAACATATATCCTCTTCTCTATTCCGGACTTGCTCACCAACTCTATTCTTAACCCTCTTCGTATATACCTTCGAGCACAAGGCATCACAAGTCCACTAACTATCGCTACACTAGCCGGCACCATCTTCCACATACCGATGAACTTTCTCCTAGTTTCTTACCTCGGATTGGGTTTCATCGGTGTTTCAATGGCTGCAGCCGCTTCAAATCTTTTTGTTGTCGTCTTCCTTGTGGCCTACGTTTGGGTCAAAGGTCTACACGAGCCAACGTGGACCCGCCCTAGCTCAGAATGTTTCAAAGACTGGGGCCCACTGGTTAATTTGGCAATACCGAGCTGCGTGGGAGTATGTCTAGAGTGGTGGTGGTACGAGATCATGACCGTTCTTTGCGGTTTACTCATAAACCCTCAAACTCCAGTTGCAGCTATGGGCATTCTTATTCAAACGACGTCGTTGCTTTACATTTTCCCATCGTCTCTAGGGTTTGCAGTTTCCACCCGCGTAGGTAACGAACTTGGATCAAACCGACCAAACACGGCTAGGTTATCAGCCATTGTGGCCGTTACCTTTGCTGGAGTAATGGGCATGACGGCCTCTGCGTTTGCTTGGGGTGTAAGCGACGTCTGGGGACGTATTTTCACTAACGATTTTGATATCATCCGGCTAACCGCGGCTGCGCTGCCGATTCTCGGGCTCTGCGAGCTCGGGAACTGCCCGCAAACAGTAGGTTGCGGGGTTGTTAGAGGCACTGCTCGGCCGTCTAAAGCTGCCAACATAAACCTAGGTGCGTTTTACCTTGTCGGAACGCCTGTAGCTGTTGGGCTAACGTTTTGGGCCGGGTATGGATTTTGCGGACTTTGGATAGGTCTTTTCGCGGCCCAGATATGTTGTGCTGCTATGATGCTTTTTGTCGTGGCCACTACAGATTGGGAGGGAGAAGCGATGAGAGCTAGAAAGCTGACGTGCAGTGAAAGCGTCGATGTGGTGATTACAACGCAAAGTAACGGTGATTTAACGGAACCACTAGTTTACGTTGTCACTGTTGCTGCTGACCACTAA
- the LOC106380370 gene encoding pseudo histidine-containing phosphotransfer protein 2, which yields MYISLFTLYHSSVFQKNLFPTYNFILYSMDIKALHLKLQEMRQSFFNEGYLNCQYTQIEALEKDSSPYFIVEIITLYFRDSPNVIAALEHELAREPIELPKITKCINRLKSSSASIGAIKINNELEKANILLQAGNVEGMKEAVRRIKKEHSELRAKFETYFQLMRRAGPTEQAVNSS from the exons ATGTATATTTCACTCTTTACCCTATACCATTCTTCTGTATTTCAGAAAAACTTATTTccaacatataattttatattatattcaaTGGATATAAAAGCCTTACATCTAAAACTTCAAGAGATGAGACAATCTTTCTTTAACGAG GGCTACCTCAATTGTCAGTATACTCAGATAGAAGCATTGGAGAAAGACTCAAGCCCTTATTTTATTGTAGAAATAATAACTCTCTATTTCAGAGATTCCCCCAATGTTATTGCTGCTTTGGAGCATGAATT GGCGCGGGAGCCAATAGAGCTACCCAAGATTACCAAATGCATTAATCGGTTAAAAAGCAGCAGCGCCAG CATCGGTGCCATCAAAATTAACAATGAACTTGAGAAGGCAAACATACTTCTCCAAGCTGGCAATGTAGAAGG AATGAAAGAAGCAGTGCGTCGTATTAAGAAGGAGCACAGTGAACTCCGCGCAAAGTTTGAGACATATTTTCAG TTGATGAGACGAGCTGGTCCAACAGAACAAGCTGTGAACTCAAGCTAA